A stretch of DNA from Oryza brachyantha chromosome 9, ObraRS2, whole genome shotgun sequence:
ATGGCAAACAGTCTAGGGCACCAGCCAAGTCTCACTTCAGGAATGGAGAACTGCAAGTTTAAACAATGGATGTCAAATGAGGTGTTTTTGTTCAATGAACTTCAGAAGAACAGTGAGCTGAAAAAGGGAGAGCAAAGAATCACAgataaataaaggaaaataaatgaactgatattatttgttaatattatttttagaaggTTGAATTAAATTAATGAGCTGATATGCTGTTAATGGCATATAAAAGGAAATCAAAATGTTCGGTCAGTCTGATTGCATATGGATCCACAGATTAGTACCAGACCACTAGCATGGTAAGTTGGTAACGATGTAACAAAAAAACCCAGTTATAAATACTACGCACAGCAAAACAGATATATGTGTATCTCACACTTCAGTCTTCAGGGTAAAGGCCCTAAGAAAAACTAACAAGTGTGATGCAAACTTATTCTCACTAACTTGGTAGTTGGTATGGATAGCAAACAGTGAAGTAGATTATAGAAGTTAGTGTAGTCAAGTTAATCAGTGCTAATATATCTTACCGATCATCCACAAGTCTTAATCAGGAAACATGAACGCTAACTTTAGAGTACAAACTTCACTACTTCAGATATAAAGAACAGGGTACTTACAATATGGGGAAGGAGCAATTGACGGGGGAGACTTGGCTGGTTGATTTTTTCGTTTCTTCCATGGAGGCACTGAAGGTCTAAACACAGGCAATGATGGTGAAGGTATTGGCATCATTTGATAAGTTGGTCCAGGGGCTGCACCAGGTAAATGATTGGGAGTTGGTACAGGGTGGGGATGATCTGCGTGCCCAGGAATTGGTTGAAAAGTTGGCGAAAGATATGATTCCGTAGGTGGAGGGGAAGGAGCAACAGATGGCTGCAGCGAGTGTATAAATGGTGGTAGCTTAGGGTCTCTACCAAAACAGGGTGGTTTTCCCGTTGGGTTACCAGCTGGAGGGAAGTGGTTGCAATTAAAACATGGAAAGCAAGGATTTCTGTCAGGAAGAGGGGGGAATGCTTGAGGAGGAAGACTTGGGTTCATATATGTTGGAGGTGTAGGGTAATGGATGCTGCCAGATGGCGACAAAGATGGTGGTACACTTGAAGAAGGGGATGGAGATGGTGAAGGAGATGGGCTCGGAGATAAATCTGAGATTGAGCGCTGCAGGTATGATGAAAGCTGAACACCTTTTACCTTACCGAATACAGAGTGATTAAGCCCAAGGTTTCTTGCATTGGGTTCTTTTATTAGCTGAGCTAGCTGTTTCAATCTACTATATGGCAAAACAGTGCTGCTCCCGTCTAGCACAGAGGCCTCAATGGTTGCTGGGGCATCAACTGAAGAACCAATCTCATTCCTGAACTGCAAATATACTTTctgcacatatatatcaaacaaaattttaaatgaaaacaCATTCAAATTTGTAACCAATCTGGAGGCTACTAAATCAACAATACCTCATAGGACAAGTTCAATCCAAGCTTCAGCTGGTCCTTTAGCTCTGTAATATTACCCAAGATCTGATAAATGGAATTATTCAACACAAAGTTGAATAGAGGATCCGCCCATACATAACCAGACTGCTCAGGAATTACAGTGATTCCTCCGGGGAACCTCAACAGCTCAACAGAAGATGGATGGCCAAAAAGTGATGGTGTCAACGATAGGTTCACCTGATTTAGCATCATCTCTATTAAGGATGATCTCAGCACACTTAGGGCAGGCAAACTTATTGAGGCATCTTTTGGAGAAGGAAGAACACTAAAAACCACATGTGTGGAGTATTTAGAGGTCAAAGAGCTCATTGAAACAATGGAAACCTGTTTCAAACAATAGGATAAGTCCATTTTAGGTCCTCAAGTCTCCCTGGGGAGGTCTAATTTTCACTCCTAGGTTCACAACTGGACCAGAGTGAAAACTATGAACCAAGGTAAACGAATGATACCGcggaagaaacaaaattaataaaaaggaaactgcACCTTGCTATTAGGTACACCGATCTCTTCATATATGTCACCCCCTAGTTTGTCCCTGTGAGCAGCAAGGAATGACACTGGCTTTTCCAAGGTAAAACCAACCTGGATTTCAGCTGGACAAAGAAAGTTCAAAACACTTTCAACTGTCAGTACTCGAATATATTTTGAGGCAGGCAGCATCATCTAAATGTAATGTCGttacataaaaaatgcaaTCACTAAATGTgccaaaaaagaagagaatttCTAGAAAAATCATTGCCAAGTCAATCTATTGACACAGTATACCATGTCAAATGAAAATGGCATTTGAAATAATGAGACATTTGAGAAGAATCACTGAGGCATTTCCACAAATGAGAAAATAATGAAGACTTTCATGAGTCATGACTGCTAACTGCCAACAAATGCAACAAATACATGGCTATATAGCTAAACAATACAAGTTAAGGATGCAAAATGAGTAAACAAAAGTCAGTATTTTCATTCAACAATATaggttgtaaaaaaaataatgtgaatGAGAAGTAGAAAGACAAATGATTGAAAAAGTGATGGAAGGGTTACAAGTGGAACATTATCATAAACAACAACTAAAGTTAAATATAAAGGTACGGGATAATAGTAGATTATCCTGCAAGTATTTGAAACTACAAGCTTAGCtggatggagagagaggggggagtgAGTTTTTCCTTTAAAACCTCAAATTTAGGGATCTAAAATAACGCCGCTGAGGCAGCAGCACAGGTTTCCTTATATGAGCTTGAAATTCATAACACACATGATGAGTTTGAGAATGTGAACATCAAAGTTTCACGTTTCCAAAGCATGAAACATTAACACAATAATTTCCATCCAGTCCAAAAAGAACATCCGATGCTTAAATTATTCCCCACAATGTGCCTCTCAAATGCAGCTTCTCCTCTCCACTGGAGCTTATCAATATTCACTACATATGAGAAGATATAATCTAATGAAGCTGGAGCATATGGACCTTATTTCTTGTTATATAAGCACAGAATGAGTATGGCGTGTCAATAGTAGTATAACACGGTTTTGAGAAAAGTACAGGAAAAACAGGGTCACTAagggttgtttggttggttatCACAACTTGCCTAAGCTTGCCACATCTCAAGTTAGCCAAATTTGACCATGTTAggtgtgtgtttggtttgtgccACACTTGTGACAAGATTCCCTTTTTAATATatagggcccacatgtcaatgaCACAATAAAGTGAGGCAAACTTGTCGCATGCTAGCTAAAGTGTggctttatttttgttagccAAACTTTAGCCAAgttagctaaaatattgtgACAACCTTAGGCAAATTGAGTATGTCAACCAAACATCCCCTAAGAACCTCAAATACGAGGTTGTCTACAAATTTGCCCATTACAGCATATACAATAAACTAACAACACATCTATACACAATAAACTAAACCGGTATATATCCTAAAATGTTCAGGACTCAGGAATGGTTCGTAGGTCATAGCCAGCTCCAAGGATAGCCACTCAATgacttcatctatttttatcaaacaaAACGTATCTATGTAATTTCAATTGAGCACCAGGGGCGGATCTAGcatggaggcggtgggggcttGAGGCCTCACTATGCccccctaatttttttttttttgtcaaagatGGGCTGAAGCTATATCTAGTTTGTTTAGACCTCTCTAGTATCGTTTGCTAGATCCACCACTGTGAGCAACGAAAGGCATATTTGTCAAGCCTTCATTCACAGTTCATACTTCGATCTATTGTGATCTAACAAAACTATCTATGTAATTTCAATGGTGCAACGAAGCAGATGGCATATTTATCAAGTTTTCATTCATTGTTAATGATTTGCACGTCATAAGACCAAATACCAATGAAGGAAAACAGTCAACATATGCCTTTTACAGATATTCCCAAGGTAAGAAAAATCTtagcatattttttatctcaagACATCATCATCAGAATATCAGATTATGTAGCAACCACATTAATCAATAAATTCATAACTGATGTTATTATAGCAATCACCAGTACTACAAGAAGAACCTCAAATCGCACATCTAAGTTGACCTACACACTGCATACTTCAAATCCTACTAGAAATCAAACCACCAATGACCAATATACAATTATCCGTTGTGCACAGAAACAGAATAGGAGGGTGGGTAAACCAAGTACCGTTGTAACCGTTCTAGCTTTTGCTCTGGCATATACCTATGTCGCACCAACAGCATACGTCGACCATCCAGTTACTTTCAGCAGCCCAGATCATACGAGACTTGTAGGCTGTAGCCAAAACTATCACGTAAGTTTCTGATGCCTAATCACGACGGAATGCAATTTTCGCAGGTCGGAAGACAAACAAACGAACCAGGCGTCACACAAAACCTGGAACAccaaaaactacaaaattggCCAGTAAGACGCGCAAATTCTAGTTCCATGTAGACGGGATCGAAGTGTCAACACTCAGCATGAGATCCCCAAGCAGCAACTGCCCCATCCCATCTCGTCGATCCACCTCTTCAGTAGAGAGTAGACCTAAACCCACTGATCCCCAAACCCCCCGCACAACCAGAAGCAAAATTTGACCACGGAGGGCGGAGACCTCACCTGCGAGCACGTCGGGGTCGTCGGAGAGGAACCCGTGCCCGCGGGTGGGCACGAGGAGGAGCAGCGTCGGGACGAGGACCCCCACGGAGAGGGCGAGCACGAACACGCACCGGAacgacgcggcgcggccgaTCGCCCGGGAGACGGCCCACACTcgtccccctcctccgccggcgaTCTCGAggcctcccgcgccgccgagctccacATCGACGGGCTTCCCCATTCCGCACGCATCTGACTCCTCTCACCCTGACGACACCgcgactctctctctctctctcctctctccgctcctcctcaccgccgccgaggccgccgctcACAACCGCCTgggcccgcgccgccgcgtgaGGTggggcgcctcctcctcctcctcctcggctcctcctcctcctctgctggTGCGCGACTGTTGGTTGAGTGTGGTGTCGCCGTCTCGTCTCGGGGCTCGGGTTTTGGTTTACCTCGCCTTTTGTTTTTGCGTTTGACGTGGCTGCCCTTCGCGGCCGCGGCCAAAAATGCGGGGGGTTTGacctttttcgttttttttttcgcttcgCGCTTAACCCCCATGTGCATGTCCTATGCGCATCTTTTGTACTCCTCTTAAAAATCGAAATGTGTACTGTATTCGTAATcggaaaatgataaaattcgTACCAGCAAGTGAAGAAATATGATAACACTTGCGCCTTggtttttataactttttcttGAATCCCAAGCCAGCAAATTGTTGGCGCTATATTATGAACAACAAAACCAGTAGCAAATCCTTTAGATAGTGATCCCCAAAATACAAAAAGAGATCCTCTCTGGACTGCCACTGCCATGGTCCTTAAGCCCAGGGcggaataggaaaaaaaaatcaaaaagtaGCACTAAGTTAATATATCCTggctaaatttgaaatttgtatgatatttcataaatttaaaGGGATTATCAACCTACTTCTAGTTACTCAGAGCATCTTCGACAATCTCTCCAAATATCAGTTTAGCcagtttaacaaaaaaaatagacagtcaaaattatttttactccAACAGCATCTCTATTATACTCTCCAATCTAAGTACAAGGAGGAGAGGCAAGCGGAAGGggccggcggtgacggcaTGCTGATGGAGGCAGCCTTAGCCGATAGCGGCGACGGCATCAGATCTGGAGGGGATGAGAGGAGGATGATGGGAGAGGTTCTGTGGGGGCCCATGCATGGGGCCTACATATAGCAAGTTTGGTTTGACTGTCCAACTTTAGTCAGTGGGAGGACTAGTTTGGCCAGTCTGATAGCTTGACTATCCGGTTGGCAAACCTGTTGACTGtaaattttcattaaaattgataaattttagtttgttgAGCCAAATAGCCAACCTGTTGGAGATACTCTCACATGCATAAGCTAAAATTCTTGTTAGAGTGTTGAGCTAAAATTCTTGTTAGAATGTTGCTCCTCGAAGTACCCAGGTATTGATTTGTTCCTTTATCTTACTTACAATTTGAGGCGTCTCTAGCTCTTAGTCTCTTAAAATTCGTTTGTTTTGTTCGCTACATAGTTCTCAAGCTACCGAGATGAGCACCAATCTCACTGTCATTGATTTGTCCTTATTGGACTATCTAACACTTTTTTCTACCAAATGATCAACGTGTCGTGTCGTTCATTTTAAAATCAGCACCAACTCGGCTTTAGTTTAGCTTTATTGATATAGCCTgccataattatttttttaagatccACCGATTAATCCTAgttctaaaatatagttatttccATGAATTCATATATGGGAAATAGCTATTTCTACTGCACCTCGGTGTATTTTAGCATATAACGTACCATCCGTTTGGTTACCGGCGCGGCCATTGTCACGCTGCCCTTTTTCTAACCAACTGCGACGAGAAATCCCACCCTCTCTTTCCCAACCAACCGTGCATGTGAGGACATGTGGATAGATAGGTCACTtgtcaatttgttatggaagaaaaaaaaaaaagaaactgtgACGCTTAGGTTGGTGCACCTGGGCATtcagctgtttttttttaagtgagCTGACCTTGTTTTTGTTGTGTGTGTTGGCCTGCTGTTGGGTTGCCCTGTGGCTGTGTCTGATTTTGGTGGTATTATGCAGGGTCTGTGTCATTAGGTGGCCTATATTTGTTTGCTTGGTCCAATCAGTTAGCTGATACGTAGTGAGTATGTGATGATGTGGAATTTTTTAGGTGTTATTGATTGTGCGGAGATAGCTGAAAAggcaaaataatatttttgcaaacgaaaactaattatcaataaaatttgctacatatgtgttcttagaaatctaaaaaccaaagcaaaaaaaaactaagatgaaacaaaaaccctaaaataaactctaaatttaaggtttaaaaaataaaatttgacttgtgacaaaaaaaaatgaggttgTGACTCTACAAGCGTTTAAGAGACTCATTACAGTATATGGTAGCATGTATACAAATACTTTTTCGTAATTTAGAAGTGAAACAATAAACCCAACGCCTTCCTCTCCCAAATTCTACTATAAACGTAGACAAAAAGCATGTCTACAACAtacaaaaggagaaaaaggagCAGCAAAATCATCTACGAAAAGCTATTAAATTatctctttatattttttatagttaccATTAAAAGCTCATGAAAAACTACAAATGATTCTTTTTTCATCGAGCCTAACTAGGGGTAAACTAGGCATTCCACCCCTAGAAAAATTACTTTGTATCAACATTGTTGGTAGTTAAATAACATATTCTGTTTATGAATACTTAGATATATACACATCCAtagagtagttttttttatgaaaaagataTATACTACTACCATGAAATGGATGAGTAGATAGTTCGAGAGCCCTTGTACAGTGGTGAACCATCATAATAGTGTCGTCCTTTTTAAAGATACCATCCTTATCATGTGTGTATGTGATAGTATCATGGATGGAATTTGTTCCATTGGTTGGAAATTGTCACCATCACTAGCAGTTTTATCTTGTCACCACGATTGTCCAATCCATCGTGTGTAGCACTCGTGAAAATAGATGCAAGAGACCAATGCCAAGAAGAAGGTGGGGAGTGGGGTGTGAATTTACACGTTTGTTTGATTCTCTTTTCTTatcggtatatttacaaacaaacaataatctgtgaataaaatttttaatatacgtatttttagcgataactttaaggctggaaaataaatttcagtgaaaaaacttcaagatcaactctaaatttaatattaaaaagttaaattttggcttataaaggAACAAAAGATTGAGGGTGTTTGCTTGTGTCAAATTGTAAAATCACCGGCTCACAGCCGGTGGGTAAGGCAGGATGACAAAGTAGAGAGAAACTTTGAGTTAAAAGCATAACTTAATATCTCTAGCTACACAGTAAAATAATTTGGCATACCTATGGTCCATGCAATTGGTCAACGATCGTTGGGTAAAATTCAAATAGAGTATATAACATACAAACAGTGgatgaaaatatatgaatcGAGGCAGTTTAGTTTTAGTCCAAATACTGCGCTCTATACCAACAGTGACAGTGCAAGCATTTAGAGGAGTTTGGAAtactttttatagaaaaatcctATTCTTCAAACAGAAATTTTGTTTAGACCGAAGAAATAACTGGTTTCCAtgggagaaaagaaaacacatgaattttcttGCATGGTGAGGCTTGTAAAACTTCGAATTTTACTGAGTTTATGTgtgtttttgtcaaaaatgaTCAAGCATAGCTAGAAATTTTAAAGGATAATATACATAATTTGacctttatataaaaaagagtgAATTTCATAAAGCCACACACATTATAACCACATGGGTTTTGGCATGTTGCACGTAACCTCGGGTTTTATGGTCAAATAGTtttacaaaactacactattaACCAATTTAAGGTGATGTTacagtaaaataaaacatgttcAATCTTAGAGGGCTATAACTTTGTATATGATGAGTGAAAGAACTTATAAGTCCAATATAATTGtacatgtatttttcttatttatgttGTATAACAGAATATTGGTTGACAATGTGGTTTTTTACACTCTAGAGCCATTATACTCGAGGTTATGTGCTACATACAAAAAACTATATGGTTTTGTAAAACTTGGTTTATAATACTTGTgcttttatgaaatttacactTAAAACATGAGTATATGAGAAATAAATTTGTTCCACAATTACCTAGTGAAAAGAGAAATTCTCCGGCACCTATGTGGAAGAGTCAAactaaggaaaaaaagagggaaggGTGTGGCGGCAGAGAACTCTCTAGTACGAGGTGCCAACCTGTTATTTAGAACAATTAATACAAGATGATTGATTTTCATTGCACGTTCGGACAAAGTTTCCTAATTGATAATGTTGGGAAGAAGTAATGTATGTTgtcttttgttaaaaaaatgttttgtttgtcAATTTCAACGTAactatttatagttaataacaGGTTCTTTCGAATAACAGGTTCTTTCGAACATGACtcccaaaaaagaaacaattcaTCAaagcaaaaattataaacattgAAGGGAACCACCAATGTACAATCATCAGAATTTGGACTAGCCGTTGGATTCAAATCCCACCGTCAACATGTTTCTTCAACCTCCCGTCGTTTTGCGCATACTCTGTTAGGGCAAAACAACCTATTAATTATGAACCGCTTTACCCTGCTATATCAACCAACCGTATTGGGTTTTTACATTTATAAGCAGAAAATGATAATAGCTTCTTTCGAACATGACtccaaaaagaaacaattcaTCTaagcaaaaattataaacattgAAGGGACCCACCGTTGATCAATTATCGGAATTTGGACTAGCCGTTGGATTCAAATCCAACCGTCAACATATTTCTTCAACCTCCCACCGCTTTGCGCTTACTCTATTAGGGCAAAACAACCTATTGATTCTCTTTCACTTCACCCTGCTATATCAACCAACCGTATGTTATAGATGTAACCACATATAATCTACTCATCTATAAGTACTGCTATCCTAACACCTACTAGGTATcgcttcctcctcgccgtcggagACAATCATTAGTGAGAAAACTGGACAAACAGTAGCAACATCCTTCCAGCAAAGGTCCATAAGGCAGTGATAACTCCATGAACATTTCAGCACGTTGAAGCACCATCGCTACGGCTCCAACCCataggagaagaaaagaaaagaaaaacccatGGAGACATTGCCAGGAAGAAGAAACCGAAGCCCTGACCTGACAATCGGTCCAAGCCCACGCGGCCCATTCCCCCACGGCCGTGCTCGGAATTCCGGACTCCAGCAGcagcgggcgccgccgccaaccccAAAAGGGCAAAACCCTCAAACCCTTGCTCCCGTTTCAAACCGTATATTTGAAACCCTCTCGAATCCGAGCGGACTGTCGCCGCAATTTCGAAATTTTCCCCTCCCCCAcgagcgggcgggcgggcgagctactcgccgccgcaccaccaccaccaccaccaccacctccgccgtttttaaatttcaaatcctCCCCGACGCGCCCCCACGCCCGATCTATCTATAATCCACCCCGTGGCCGCCTCCGATCCCCATGTCGCGTGGGTATCCCCGTCTCCATCTGTGAGTGAGGCGTGGTGCTGTGGCCGGGGCGCGAGGGCGTTTCGTCGAGCACatggagggcggcggcggcgggacggaCATGAACTCCGTCCCGGACGGCGTCGTGCAGCACGTCCTGTCGATGCTCAGCAACGTCCGCGACGTGGCGGCGTGCGCCTGCGTGTGCCGCCGCTGGCGCGAGTGCGTGCCCTACCTGCCGGCGCTCTTCTTCCCGCGGAACGCCTTCGacaccgccgcggcggcggggggcgcgGCGGACGATGCCA
This window harbors:
- the LOC102709871 gene encoding ESX-1 secretion-associated protein EspK-like, whose translation is MGKPVDVELGGAGGLEIAGGGGGRVWAVSRAIGRAASFRCVFVLALSVGVLVPTLLLLVPTRGHGFLSDDPDVLAAEIQVGFTLEKPVSFLAAHRDKLGGDIYEEIGVPNSKVSIVSMSSLTSKYSTHVVFSVLPSPKDASISLPALSVLRSSLIEMMLNQVNLSLTPSLFGHPSSVELLRFPGGITVIPEQSGYVWADPLFNFVLNNSIYQILGNITELKDQLKLGLNLSYEKVYLQFRNEIGSSVDAPATIEASVLDGSSTVLPYSRLKQLAQLIKEPNARNLGLNHSVFGKVKGVQLSSYLQRSISDLSPSPSPSPSPSPSSSVPPSLSPSGSIHYPTPPTYMNPSLPPQAFPPLPDRNPCFPCFNCNHFPPAGNPTGKPPCFGRDPKLPPFIHSLQPSVAPSPPPTESYLSPTFQPIPGHADHPHPVPTPNHLPGAAPGPTYQMMPIPSPSLPVFRPSVPPWKKRKNQPAKSPPSIAPSPYFLHS